In the Pseudochaenichthys georgianus chromosome 1, fPseGeo1.2, whole genome shotgun sequence genome, one interval contains:
- the LOC117465842 gene encoding aly/REF export factor 2-like yields MSDKMSMSLDDIIKLNKKGGGRGGGGGGGAGGRSSEEGGSSGRAGGSSRPARSRQNNFNRDRNNRTTPYTRPRELPDKWQHDMFEEHAGGRRGQQSAVAERSVECNGKLLVSNLDFGVSDSDVKELFAEFGDLLKASVHYDRSGRSKGTADVHFETNAAALKAMKHYNGVPLDGRPMKIQQLTSDVDTQSRPSLQSSNGGFDRSRLGQPKFERSEKSDRGDRGERRERRQGGGGGGGGGYRGRGGRGGGGGREKRPQLSAEELDAQLDAYNAKMDTS; encoded by the exons ATGTCCGACAAGATGAGTATGTCCCTGGACGACATTATCAAGTTAAATAAGAAAGGCGGCGGCAGAGGCggtggcggcggcggcggcgctGGAGGAAGATCATCCGAGGAGGGTGGAAGTTCTGGTCGGGCCGGTGGATCTTCAAGGCCGGCCAGGAGTCGACAGAATAACTTCAACCGTGAtagaaacaacagaacaacgcCATACACCAGG CCCAGAGAGTTGCCAGACAAATGGCAGCATGATATGTTTGAGGAGCATGCTGGTGGACGCAGAGGACAACAGAGCGCTGTGGCAGAAAGAAGTGTAGAATGTAACGGCAAGCTGCTGGTATCCAATCTGGACTTTGGTGTCTCTGACTCTGATGTCAAG GAATTGTTTGCAGAGTTTGGAGACTTACTGAAGGCGTCTGTACACTACGACCGCTCTGGGCGCAGTAAAGGAACGGCCGATGTTCACTTTGAAACTAACGCAGCAGCACTCAAAGCCATGAAGCACTATAACGGTGTCCCACTTGACG GCCGTCCCATGAAAATCCAGCAGCTGACCTCTGACGTTGACACACAGAGTAGACCATCTCTACAAAG TTCAAATGGAGGGTTTGACCGCAGCAGACTTGGACAGCCCAAGTTTGAAAGGAGTGAGAAGAGTGATAGGGGTGATCGCggtgaaaggagagaaagaaggcaaggtggtggtggtggtggcggTGGAGGttacagaggaagaggagggcggggaggaggaggaggaagagaaaaAAGACCTCAACTTTCTGCAGAAGAGCTTGACGCCCAGTTGGATGCATACAATGCCAAG ATGGACACCAGCTAA